Part of the Paludisphaera borealis genome, GCCACGATGAACAAGTTCGAGGGGTCAAGCGTCATCGCGCCCCCCTCGCCCTCGCCGAAACCGCCGCCGCCGATGTCGCCGAAGCTGTCGTGACGGACCGACCGCTTGCCCGGAACATAGAAATTGTCTTCGTTATGCTCGCGATAATTGCCGCGCACCGAAACGACCCCCACCCGGAGTCGAAGCCGTCCGGGAAGGAGCGTGAGCGACGACAGAGTGGCGAACTCGTCGGTCGCTTCCGGATCGTGGCGGGGACCGGCCGTCGCGGTCAGCCCTTTCCACCATCTACTCAATCTCGATAACACGGACACGTCTACCGCCTTTGCGTTCCGCAAGCCTGGGGGAAGTCGTCGCCCTCGCCCCGTTCCAGGGCCTGGAGTCGGTCGCGATCCGCGATGCAAGCAACACTTGATTGTGAGGGATGCCCCCTTACGTAATCAAGACGTTGTTTTGGTTTTGGAACGGACTTTCTCAGGAACCCGCTCAAGTTCGGGCGTGAGTCGGACTCGCCCACCGCATCAGGTCGTCTACTCCGACGGAACGATACGTCAAAAAAAGCTCGCCGGCTTCAAACCCCGCCGTCAATCCATGATAGCGATTCATGGTCTCCACGGCGCTGTAGATGCCGATCTTATTCGCGGGAAACTGCGTCTGATAACACCTGACGGCTTGCAGCTTGACGTCCAGGGTGCTGCTCATGTCAGCAATGACGTAGCCGGACGCCTCAGGTAAGTCTAACCCATGAAGCGCGATTGGAAAACTGAGTTGGTTGGTGATTGTGTGCGGCGGCAGGCCGTCGAAATGCTCGTCCCACTTGGTCAGTCGGCTGTAGAAGACGGCGGCGTCGGTGATGAGCATCGCCTGGTAGTGGTCGGGCGACGCCAGGACGGTCTTGCCGCCGAACCCGAGCACGACCTTGGGCCGATGGCGACGGAAGACCCGGGCCAGGGCGACGCGTTCCTCGAAGCCGTCGAAGAGCCGACGGTTGGGCAGATTGAGATTGATCCGCATCTGAACGCCGAGCACCTCGGCGGCCTTGCGCGCCTCTTCGAGGCGGACGTCCGGACCGGGCGAGTTCGGCGTCGGCTCGCCGTCGGTCAGGTCGACGATCCCGACCGCGTACCCCTTCCGCGCGAGCCGCGCGAGGGTCCCTCCGCAGGCGATCTCCACATCGTCGGGATGAGCGCCCACGGCGATCAGGTCCAGCTCCATATCACCGTCGGCAGACATACGTTGGTTCTTCCTTCGAAAAGTCGTGGCGGGGAAAATCGATCGCCGACGCGCGCCTAGATCGTCCGTCCGGCCGACGGAGCCGGCGCGTCTCTCCGGTCACCGGCCCGTCTGGGCCTGCTTCGTGACCGCCAGCAAGAACGTCGGCGCGATGGCGTCGAACCGGAGGGTGTCCATCTGCTCGATGCCGCGCGCGATCGAGACGTTCCAGACCCGCACGGGGGCCGCGAGCGTTTTGAGCGTCTGATACGCGGAGTACAGGCCCTCGATCGTCGCCACGTTGACGACCAGGTTGCCTCCAGGATGCAGTCGTTTGTAAACCTCGCCGAGCAGCAGGTCGAATTGCCGGCCCAGGCCCCCCAGGAACACCGCGTCGGGGTCGGGAAGGCCCGCCAGAACCTCGGGGGCGCGGCCCGCGACCGCCTTGACGTTGGGTACGCCGAACGCCTCGGCGTTGGCCTGGATCAACGCGAAGTCGGCCGGCTCCGGCTCGATCGCGTAGACCATTCCCAGACTGGCGAGCTGCGCCGCCTCGATCGCCAGCGAGCCCGAACCGGCGCCGACGTCCCAAACCGTGCTGGACGGCCGGATGTCGAGCTGGGCCAACGCCATCGCTCGAACCTCGGCCTGGGTGATCAGCCCGCTCGACGGCAGACTCTGGGCGAAGGCGTCGTCGGGGTTGCCGAACAGCCGTCGTCCTCCGTGCCGGCTGGCCTGATTGGGGCGGTTCGGCTTGCGGACGAGGATCAGCACGTTCAACGGCGAGAAATCCATCCCGATCAGTTCGGACAGCTCGGCCTGGGTGACCCGCTCGTCGGGCGAGCCCAGGTTTTCGCAGACGTAGGCCCGGAAGTAATCGATTCCGCGATCGAGCAGCGCGCGCGCCAGCCGGGAAGGCGTGTGGTCGTCGCCGGAGAACAGGCCGACCTTCTCAGCGGTGCGGATACGGTCGACGACCGCCTCGATCGGCCGTCCCGCCAGGCTGGTGAGATACGCCTCTTCCCAGCTCTCCTTCACGCGAGCGAACGCCAACTGCATGCTGCTGACGTGGGGGACGACCGTGAAGCTGTCCTTGCCCAGTCGGTCGCAAAGGTAGCGGGCGACGCCGTAAAACAACGGATCGCCGCCGCAGACCAGAACGGGGCTTTGAGCCTTGAGCGCCTCGCGCACCTGCGCCAGCGCGCCGGGCA contains:
- a CDS encoding PIG-L family deacetylase → MSADGDMELDLIAVGAHPDDVEIACGGTLARLARKGYAVGIVDLTDGEPTPNSPGPDVRLEEARKAAEVLGVQMRINLNLPNRRLFDGFEERVALARVFRRHRPKVVLGFGGKTVLASPDHYQAMLITDAAVFYSRLTKWDEHFDGLPPHTITNQLSFPIALHGLDLPEASGYVIADMSSTLDVKLQAVRCYQTQFPANKIGIYSAVETMNRYHGLTAGFEAGELFLTYRSVGVDDLMRWASPTHART
- the cbiE gene encoding precorrin-6y C5,15-methyltransferase (decarboxylating) subunit CbiE, producing MSDEARPKLVILGIGDDGLAGLTEAARRLLAGADVLLGAPSVLEQFDDAPGRKVVLEAEMPGALAQVREALKAQSPVLVCGGDPLFYGVARYLCDRLGKDSFTVVPHVSSMQLAFARVKESWEEAYLTSLAGRPIEAVVDRIRTAEKVGLFSGDDHTPSRLARALLDRGIDYFRAYVCENLGSPDERVTQAELSELIGMDFSPLNVLILVRKPNRPNQASRHGGRRLFGNPDDAFAQSLPSSGLITQAEVRAMALAQLDIRPSSTVWDVGAGSGSLAIEAAQLASLGMVYAIEPEPADFALIQANAEAFGVPNVKAVAGRAPEVLAGLPDPDAVFLGGLGRQFDLLLGEVYKRLHPGGNLVVNVATIEGLYSAYQTLKTLAAPVRVWNVSIARGIEQMDTLRFDAIAPTFLLAVTKQAQTGR